CAGTCAAGGGGGCCGGACGGCGGACAGGACCGCACGATCGGCGAAATACACGACACAAGGTGTCGTGTTTCTGGACGAGCATGGTGCACCGGCCGTCGCCGACGGCCGACGTGGGCCGGGCCACGCGGACAGACGCGGCGGACCCGAAACAGATGGACAAGGATCTCGATGCGCGAAACGCCGGAAGAGCTCGAACAGCTCCAAGCACTCCTCGACACCTCCCTCTCCCGATCCACCTCGCACCTTCGCTCGATCTTCACCGAGAGGACCATGACCGCGGAGCGGCTCACCCGGGTCCTGACCGGCATGTGCACGCTCGCCGTGTCCACCGTGACGGCGAAGGGCGAGCCGCGGATCAGCGGCGCGGACGGGCATTTCCTGCACGGCAGGTGGCACTTCGGCACGGCGCGCGGCGCCGCCAAGGCCGGCCACCTGGCCGCCCGCCCGGCCGCCAGCGTCGCGCACATGCGCGGCGAGGACCTCGGCGTGTTCACGCACGGCACGGTCGAGACGCTCAACCCTCAGGGCGGCGCGCCGGCCGCGGACTGGCCGTACCTGCTCGCCTACTTCAAGGACTTCTACGGCCCCGATCTCTTCGACTGGGACAACGAGGTGGTCTACTACCGGCTGCACCCGCACTGGATGACGGTCTACGCCCCCGATGTCGCGAAGCTCACCGAGGCGTCCGGCCGTTCCCACTAGCGGGCCGTCGCCGCGCGCCCGGGGTGATCAGGAGCCGGGCGTGGACCTGCGCTCGACGAGGGCGGCGATGCCGTCCAGGACGCGTTCGAGGCCGAACTCGAAGGCGTGCACCGGGTCGGAGGGCGCGTTGTACGCCTCGCCGGCCGCCTGGCCGACCCGCGCCCCGAGCGGGAAGCGCGAAGGGTCCATGAGCTTGCCCAGGTAGGGGGCGTGGGCCCACCACCACTGCTCGTCGGTCATGCCGGTGCGCTGCTCGGCCTGGGCGGCCTCCACCGCGCCGCGCGCCGCGCCGTGGACGTACCCGCCGACCAGCGCGACCACCGAGTCCATCTCCAGGTCGGTGAGCCCGATGCCGTCCACGGCGGAGAGTTCGTACTCGTAGGAGTCGGCCACGTTCGGGCCGAGCGGGGGACGGCCGGTGGCGACGTAGGACAGCCACGGGTGGCGCTGGTAGAGCGCCCACTTCTCGCGGGCGATCTGCTCCAGCCTGGCGCGCCAGCCGCCCTCGACCTCCGCCGGCCTGGCGGCCTCGCCGATCGCCGTGTCCAGCATCAGGTCCAGCAGCTCGGCCTTGCCCGGCACATAGGTGTACAGCGACATGGTGCCGACGCCGAGCCGCTCGGCGACCCGGCGCATGGAGAGCGCGCCGAGGCCGTCGGCGTCGGCGACCTCGATCGCGGCCGCGACGATGCGGTCGACGCTGAGGTCGGGACCGCCCTTCCTGCCGGACTTCTCGCGGGTGCGCCACAGCAGGGCCAGGCTGCGCGCGGGGTCGCCCCCGCCGGTGTACTCGGTCGTCATCGTGGCTCGCATCCTATCGCCGCCCACCTCGGCCCCTGGCTTGCCCTCCGTCGGCGCATCCTGTACCGTACGGCAGCCCGTATGCTGTACGGTACAGCGTACGGAAGCAACCCCGAGGAGGGTGCCAGTGGAAACCACCGGACACGCGGTGGTCGCGGAAGGGCTGCGCAAGCGGTACGGCGGCGCGGAGGCGCTGGCGGGGTTCGACCTCGCCGTGCCCGAGGGCACCGTGTGCGGGCTGCTCGGCCCCAACGGCGCCGGCAAGACGACGGCCGTGCGGGTGCTGACCACGCTCCTGCGGCCCGACGGCGGCCGCGCCCACGTCGCCGGGTTCGACGTCGTAGGGCAGGCCGCCCAGGCGCGCCACCGCATCGGGCTCGTCGGCCAGAACGCCGCCCTGGACGAGGTGCTGAGCGGACGGCAGAACCTGGTCATGTTCGGCCGCCTCTACCACCTCGGCCCGGCGCGGGCACGCCGCAGGGCCGACGAGCTGCTAGAGCGGTTCGGCCTGGCCGAGACCGGCGCCAAGCCGGTCAAGCAGTACTCCGGCGGCATGCGGCGCAGGCTCGACCTGGCCGCCGGGCTCATCATCGCGCCGCCGGTGCTGTTCCTGGACGAGCCCACCACCGGCCTCGACCCGCGCGGGCGCGACGAGGTCTGGGAGGCCGTCGCCTCCCTGGTCGCGGCGGGCACCACCGTCCTGCTCACCACCCAGTACCTGGAGGAGGCCGACCGGCTCGCCGCCAAGATCTGCGTCATGGACGCGGGCCGCGTGATCGCCGAGGGCAGCCCCGACGAGCTGAAGAGCCGCATCGGCGAGGACCGCGTCGACATCGTGCTGCGCGCCGGCGACGACCTCGCCCGCGCCATGGCGCTCGCCGCGCGCGTCACCGGCGGCGAGCCCGAGGGCGACCCTGGCGCCCGCCGCGTCAGCGTCCCGGTGCGCGACCGGGTGGCCGCGCTCACCGACCTGGTCCGCGCCCTGGACGACGCCGGCATCGCCGCCGAGGACATCACGCTGCGCCGTCCCTCGCTCGACGAGGTGTTCCTGCGCCTCACCGGCCACCGCGCCGGGCAGGAGGCGGCCGCGTGACGATCGCGATCCCCGCCCCGCCCCGCGGCCTCGCCCGGCTGCGGTGGGCCCTGGCCGACGCATGGGTGATCACCGGGCGCGACCTGGCCCACTGGGCCCGGCAGCCCGCCCAGTTCGTCATCGGGCTGCTGTTCCCCGTCATGGTCGTGCTGATCTTCGCCTACATGTTCGGCGGCGGCATGGTGATCCCCGGCGGCGGCGACTACCGGGAGTTCCTCATGCCCGGCATGTACGCCATGACCATGGTCTTCGGCATCGAGGCCACCTTCACCGCCGTCAGCGCCGACGCCGCCCGCGGCGTCACCGACCGGTTCCGCTCGCTGCCCATGGCGCCGTCGGCGGTCGTGACCGGGCGCGGCGTCGCCGACATGCTCAACTCCGCCGCCGGGCTCGCCGTGATGATCGCCTGCGGGCTGGCCGTCGGCTGGCGCTGGCACGAGGGCCCCGGCGCGGCGCTGGCCGCGGTGGGCCTGCTGTTGCTGCTGCGCTTCGCCCTGCTGTGGGCCGGCATCTACCTCGGGCTGGTGCTCAGGAACGCCGAGGCGGTCATGGCCCTGCAGATCCTGGTGTGGCCGGTCGGCTTCCTGTCCAACACCTTCGCCTCGCCCGCCACCATGCCCGGCTGGCTCGGCGCGATCGCCGAATGGAACCCGATGTCGGCCACCGTGTCGGCGACCCGCGAGCTGTTCGGCAACCCCGGCTGGGGCGGCGACACCTGGGCCGCGCAGCACGCGCAGCTCATGGCCCTGGTCTGGCCGTCGCTCCTGCTCGTGATCTTCATCCCCCTGTCGGTCCGCCGCTACCAGCGCCTCAGCAGCTGACCCGTCGTCCGCCCCCGGCGCCGCGGACGCGGGCCGCCGGGGGCGGACGGTTACCCGGCGCGTAATCGATTTCCGCCGCGGGGCGCGCCAAGGTTGAGGCGTGGCACGGACCGCCGGTTCCGCGGGACGCGGGGCCGGGGCGCCGGCCGCGGTTTTCCGATGAAGACCGATCAGGGTCGATAAGGATCAATGAGGAGAGCGACGATGAGCGACGTCGAGAAGATGATCGACCAGTACATCACCGTGTGGAACGAGACCGACCCGGCGGCGCGCCGCGCGGGCGTCGCCCAGGTGTGGGACGCCGACGGCACCTACACCGACCCGCTGGCCGCCGTGCAGGGGCACGACGCCATCGACGCGTTGATCGCCGCCGTGCAGGCGCAGTTCCCCGGGTTCGCGTTCCGGCTCGCCGGAACGGTGGACGCCCACCACGACGTGGCGCGCTTCGGCTGGCATCTCGGGCCCCGCGGGGACGCCGAGTCGGTCGTGGACGGCTTCGACGTGGTGACCCTCGCCGAGGACGGCCGCATCCGCCACGTCTACGGCTTCCTCGACAAGGTCCCCACCACCTGACGGTCCCGCACGGCGGGTGGCCCTCGCCCCGGTGGCGGCGCCGCGTGGCGCGGGGAACGGGTCAGCCGTGGCCGGCGAGGCGGGAGGCCCTGGCGTTGAGGTAGCGCTGCTGGGGGAGGCCGGAGGCCCGTCCGGCCGCCTCCTGGT
The Sphaerisporangium krabiense genome window above contains:
- a CDS encoding pyridoxamine 5'-phosphate oxidase family protein, which produces MRETPEELEQLQALLDTSLSRSTSHLRSIFTERTMTAERLTRVLTGMCTLAVSTVTAKGEPRISGADGHFLHGRWHFGTARGAAKAGHLAARPAASVAHMRGEDLGVFTHGTVETLNPQGGAPAADWPYLLAYFKDFYGPDLFDWDNEVVYYRLHPHWMTVYAPDVAKLTEASGRSH
- a CDS encoding TetR/AcrR family transcriptional regulator, with the translated sequence MTTEYTGGGDPARSLALLWRTREKSGRKGGPDLSVDRIVAAAIEVADADGLGALSMRRVAERLGVGTMSLYTYVPGKAELLDLMLDTAIGEAARPAEVEGGWRARLEQIAREKWALYQRHPWLSYVATGRPPLGPNVADSYEYELSAVDGIGLTDLEMDSVVALVGGYVHGAARGAVEAAQAEQRTGMTDEQWWWAHAPYLGKLMDPSRFPLGARVGQAAGEAYNAPSDPVHAFEFGLERVLDGIAALVERRSTPGS
- a CDS encoding ABC transporter permease, with protein sequence MTIAIPAPPRGLARLRWALADAWVITGRDLAHWARQPAQFVIGLLFPVMVVLIFAYMFGGGMVIPGGGDYREFLMPGMYAMTMVFGIEATFTAVSADAARGVTDRFRSLPMAPSAVVTGRGVADMLNSAAGLAVMIACGLAVGWRWHEGPGAALAAVGLLLLLRFALLWAGIYLGLVLRNAEAVMALQILVWPVGFLSNTFASPATMPGWLGAIAEWNPMSATVSATRELFGNPGWGGDTWAAQHAQLMALVWPSLLLVIFIPLSVRRYQRLSS
- a CDS encoding nuclear transport factor 2 family protein → MSDVEKMIDQYITVWNETDPAARRAGVAQVWDADGTYTDPLAAVQGHDAIDALIAAVQAQFPGFAFRLAGTVDAHHDVARFGWHLGPRGDAESVVDGFDVVTLAEDGRIRHVYGFLDKVPTT
- a CDS encoding ATP-binding cassette domain-containing protein, with the translated sequence METTGHAVVAEGLRKRYGGAEALAGFDLAVPEGTVCGLLGPNGAGKTTAVRVLTTLLRPDGGRAHVAGFDVVGQAAQARHRIGLVGQNAALDEVLSGRQNLVMFGRLYHLGPARARRRADELLERFGLAETGAKPVKQYSGGMRRRLDLAAGLIIAPPVLFLDEPTTGLDPRGRDEVWEAVASLVAAGTTVLLTTQYLEEADRLAAKICVMDAGRVIAEGSPDELKSRIGEDRVDIVLRAGDDLARAMALAARVTGGEPEGDPGARRVSVPVRDRVAALTDLVRALDDAGIAAEDITLRRPSLDEVFLRLTGHRAGQEAAA